CGATGATAGATAATGATGGTGATACCTTTAAAGTGCTAGATGTATTGGCCAAAGAAGTTGGCGTACTTGGCGTATTCTCTGATTGGCCAGCAACGACCACCTACTATGCAAGTTGCATGGGTATGCCTGCCAGTATTTAAGCGGTGTTAATTGTGGTAGGAGCGGGTTCACCCCGCGATCTTTTTTCTAATAATCGCCGCCTAAAGCGGCTCCCACCACGATTTTGAGTATATGGTAGGAGCGGATTTACTCCGCGATCTTTTTCCTAATGATCGCAGCGTAAAGCGGTTCCCACCAAGGGTTTGAGTATATGGTCGGAGCGGGTTTCCCCCGCGATCTTGTCTCTAATGATCGCCGCCTAAAGCGGCTCCCACCACGAGTTTGAGTATATGGTAGGAGCGGGTTCACCCCGCGATCTTTTGATTTGGTTTTCACTGTTATTATGTCAACTCCGTTTGTTCCTAATTCTATGCTAGAAGAATCTCACCCTCTGCACTAGTCTTTATTGTGAACGCTTTAATAAAGGCTAGAATCATGAAGTTAAACTCTATCCGTATCCTCATGACCACTATCTTTGGTGGCATTATTGTTTTTGTCGTCATCGTTACATTATTGGTTGTTAACATGTACAACGCTTTGCTTGATTTTGAACAAATGGCGGACAACCGTTATAAAGCCTATCAACTGGCCGATGAACTAAGACAAAGCTCCGACGATTTAACGCGATTGGGCAGAACCTATGCGGTAACTGGCAACGATAAATACGAAAAGATGTATATGGATGTATTAGCAATTCGTAATGGTGAAAAGCCAAGACCTGAAGGTTACCATAAAATTTATTGGGATCTGGTGCTTAACTATGGTGAGAAACCAAAACCAGACGGTCAGCGAGAAGTATTACTCGATGCCATGAAAGCGGCGGGCTTTAGCCAAAAGGAGCTCAACTATTTAAGTGAGGCGCAAGCCAATTCCGATGGCCTCGTCGCATTAGAAGTCGAAGCCATGAATGCCGTAAAAGGTAAGTTTAAAGATAGTTCAGGAAATTACACCATCCAAGGCGAGCCTGATTTGAACAAAGCGGTTAAGCTTACTCACAGTGATGATTATCATCGCTATAAAGCCAACATCATGAAACCAGTTGAATCGTTTTTTACGGAACTTGAAAGTCGTACCAAACAAAATGTTGTGCAAGCTCACAGTGCTGTAGAGTCTTATGTTTTGTGGGCGATGGTGATGTTAGTCATAACCGTATGTTTTAGTTTATTCGGTGTGTATTTAGTTCGTCGTCGTATTGTGAAACCGATAGAGTTACTTGGTAGAACTTTTGAAGAGATAGGCAGTTCAAACGATCTTAGAAAAACGGTAGACGAAAGCGGCGCAACTGAGATTAAAGCGGTGGCCAATATCGTAAACCGTATGCTCAATAGCTTTAAAAATACAGTCACGAATATCGGCTCAGCGGGTGGCGCGATGTCACAATCTTCCAAAGAAGTGGCGCACTTTATTCGCAGTAATAAGGAGATAAGCGAAGAACAAAACGCCCGTCTTGAAACCATCGCTACGGCTGCGGAAGAAATGACCGCAACACTCAATGAGGTCACGTCCAGTACCGTGAGTACAGCAGATTATGCAAATCAGGTTGAACTTGAAGCACAGCGGGGGATGGAAGTGATGTCGCAAACCAGCCAGCAATTTAGTGATTTGTCAGTGCGCTTTGACGAAACCGCGAATATTATCTCTGAGTTGACTGAGCAAAGTGATCAAGTGTCAAATGTAGTGAGCGTGATCCAAGCTATTGCAGAGCAAACTAACCTGCTTGCATTAAATGCTGCCATCGAAGCGGCAAGGGCGGGAGAGCAAGGCCGCGGTTTTGCTGTTGTTGCAGATGAAGTAAGGACCCTTGCACAAAGAACCCAAAAGTCCACCGAAGAAATTCGCGATATTATCAACCAGCTGCAAACCAAAGCGGGGAGTGCGAATACCGCCATTCAGCAAAGCCAGCACCAAGTGCAAGCGACGGAAGAGCAGGTGATGGTATCTTCCGAAGTGCTTGATAGCATCTTTGAAGCGGTGAGCAAAATCAAAGACTTGACTCAAGGTGTTGCCACCGCTTCACAGGAGCAGTTATCGGTGACAGAAGACATTAACACTAATATCAATGGCCTGAGCGATATCTCTAAAGAAGCGATTAAGCGGATGAATGAGTTTATGGCCATTGTTGAGCAGTTAGAGCAAACCAGTCATCGCCTCAACGACAATGCAAGGGAGTTTACTGTTTAGCATGTAGGAAGTGTTTCACGCGGTGATCTTTTTCTACTGATCGCCGCGTGAAGCGGCTCCCACCAAGGGGGAATATGTCGTAGGAGCGGATTTACTCCACGATTTTATCTCTAATTATCGCTGCATAAAGCAGCTCCTACCAAGGGGGGGATTTGGTAGGTGTGGGTTTACCCGCACTTCTATCTCTAATGACCGCCGCTTTACGCGGCGATCTCTCCATGAGTAGAACCAAGAAAAATCAATAAATCTACAACTTCCCTTAAATATCATTTAGATCAAAATACAAATGAGATTAATTATCAATATTTTTGACTTTTGTTCAGTTTCCATTTAGAGTACGCGCCAAAATTTACTTTAATGCAATAAATTTTGGGATATTAACAATGACAAACACGCCTTTTAAACGTGGTGTACTTTCTGCTTTGGTGCTTTCTGCCCTTAGTCCAGTTGCTTTTGCTGATTCGGTAAAAGCGCAGCCGGATATGGAGCGCATCGTGGTAACTGCGACCGGCTTTGAGCAAAAAATACCAGAAGCACCAGCGAGTATTTCAGTGATCACTGCTGAAGACATTCAAGCTCAGTCCTATACGACTTTGCTTGATGCCGTGAAGTACCAAGAAGGCGTGGACATTGGCACAACTCGAGATAAAACCGGCCAAGGCAGCGTGAGTATGCGCGGTTTAACAGGTGAATATACGCTGCTACTTATTGACGGTAAGCGTCAAAACAATCACGGTGATATCTACCCAAATAACTTTGGTGGTAACGCGTTTAACCATATTCCACCTAAAAGTGCCATTGAGCGTATTGAAGTCATTAGGGGGCCAGCCTCTACACTTTACGGCGCAGATGCGATGGGCGGCGTAATCAACATTATTACTAAAAAGTCAGTAGATGAATGGACCGGCAGCATCGATTTTGGCCGAAGCCTACAAACAAACGACCAGTTTGGTGATGACATTACCACTGACTTCAGTATCTATGGGCCTTTAGTTAAAGGTTTACTCAACTTTTCTGCTCGCGGTAGCATTTATGAGCGTCAAGCTTCAAACCCTGAGTTTTCACCTGCAATCGATCCAAATGGTGAGCAGCATCATCGTGAACTTGGTTTTGGTAGTGGTGGTAGAACGGTTGATAACACTAATACGCAACTTGGTGCGACGTTTGTATTTACGCCAAACGACAACCACACTGTTACTTTTGACTACGATATCTCAAATCAAGAGTACGATAATACACCAAACTACGACGTTGAGTCGGGCAAAATTACCTATCCGCTTGGCACCAAAGACAACATCGAATCAATCTGGCAAGACCGTCGCGGTGTAGTAAATCCACGCGCAGGTTATGCGGCGGATCAAGAATTTGATAGAAGCTGGTGGTCACTAACGCATCAAGGTACGTTTGGTGATATTGAAACCTTTGTGTCATTGGCGTTTGTTGATACCGATAACAATGGCCGTACTATGCCGCTTTCTGTTACAGAGCGTAAACTACTACAAGCCATGTACGATGGCAGTGGTAAATATGCCGATATGGAAGAAGCAGAACGTAAAGCGCTTGCTGAAAGCACATTCTTACCACGTCCAAAGCGTACACTGAACAGTAACCAATATACGCTAGACGCGCGAGTGGATATTCCAGTTGACGACTTACTTGGCGATCATGTTTTTGTTGTGGGCGGCCAGTGGGTTGACGGTGAATTGCAAGATGGCGTATTTGGTATGGAGTCTGGCGTTGATCAAGGCGTTCAGAAACACCAAATGTACTCGCTATTTGTAGAAGATAACTGGCACTTAAGCGATCCGCTAACAGTTACAGTGGGTGTCCGTCACGATAACCACGATGTATTTGGTAGCCAACTTTCTCCGCGTCTATATGGTGTATACGAGCTGTCTGACGATTGGACAGTAAAAGGCGGGATCAGCACGGGTTATAAAACGCCACAAACGACTGACTTATACAACGGTATCACCGGCTTTGGTGGTCAAGGTACGTCACCGTTTGCAGGTAACCCAGATCTTGAACCAGAAACCAGCGTAAACAACGAAGTTGCATTGTATTGGACACACCCAACAGAGAACCACAATTTTAATATCACTTACTTCTCAACGGAGTTTGACGATAAAATCGCCCGTGGTGACACCATCAAGAGCTGCTCTGCAACCAATGGTGCAAAACCATGCGTGAATTTGGGCGTATACGACGAGCTTGGTTACGATACTTATAGCCAAAAAATCAATATCGACAAAGTTGAGATCCAAGGTATTGAGCTTGCAGGCCGTTACCAGTTCACGGATGCGGTTTCACTTTACGCAAACTACACCTGGACTGACAGCGAGCAAAAGAGTGGCCCTCAAGAAGGTCAACCACTAACCAATACCGCTGAGCACATGGCAAATGCCACGGTAAACTGGCAAGTAACAGACGAGTTCTCACTAACGCTAAATGCTGAAATGCGCTCCGATCGTTACCGTGGCTGGGACAATAACCTAGACAAAGCCATGTACTACAAAAACTACAACCTACTGCACTTAGGTGCTAAATACACCTTTAACGACAACGTTACTGTATTTGCGCGTATCAATAACTTATTGGATGAAGACTTTACGTCTTATAGCACAGATTACAACGACTTAAACGGTGATGGTAAATACGAATACCTAAGCGGCCGTGGTGTGGTAAGTGAAGTCGTATTTAGCGACGACTACAACGTAAAAGACAAAGCCCGCAATATTTGGTTTGGTGTAAACGTCACGTTCTAATATCCATGTAAAGCACTACTAGATTACAAAACTCAAAGGAGGTGCAATTTGCACCTCCTTCTTTATTACCACTTGTGCAGGACGCTGCGATCATTTCTCTACTTTTACCTCACTCGTAGCAGCGGCTTTACGCCGCGACAGTCATCTGTTTTAACAGAATAAATCCGCTTACTACCATGTGTAGGAGCTGCCTCACGCGGCGATCATTTCTCTACCTTTTTTACCTCACTCGTAGCAGCGGCTTTACGCCGCGACAGACATCTGTTTTAGCAGAATAAATCCGCTTACTATCTTGTGTGGGAGCCGCTTCACGCGGCGATCTTTCCAACAAGACGCGCGAACATTTCCTAAACCTCAATCCAACGCGGTCAACGCACGATAGGTATCATACGCAAACTGATCAGTCATACCGCTAATAAAATCCTGAATAAGGCGGCAACGATAATAAAACTCAAAAATCGGCTCAGCTTGCTCAGGCTCACTAAGCTGCGCGACCGTTTCGCGGTATACCGCAATATACTTTTTGGAAATTCGATTAATCAATCGCGACTCTATCGCAAAGTCATGGTCGCCACTTAATGCTGCGTTAAATTCATCAGCGTCTAAATCAAGCACCCGTTGATATTCATTCAATATGCTGCTGGTGATCTTGTAGCCTTGAAGCTCCAACTGCTCGACTTCTTTATTCGAAAACACCTTGTTGGCCGCCACTGTTTTCAACGACTTTACAATA
The sequence above is a segment of the Pseudoalteromonas piscicida genome. Coding sequences within it:
- a CDS encoding methyl-accepting chemotaxis protein; amino-acid sequence: MKLNSIRILMTTIFGGIIVFVVIVTLLVVNMYNALLDFEQMADNRYKAYQLADELRQSSDDLTRLGRTYAVTGNDKYEKMYMDVLAIRNGEKPRPEGYHKIYWDLVLNYGEKPKPDGQREVLLDAMKAAGFSQKELNYLSEAQANSDGLVALEVEAMNAVKGKFKDSSGNYTIQGEPDLNKAVKLTHSDDYHRYKANIMKPVESFFTELESRTKQNVVQAHSAVESYVLWAMVMLVITVCFSLFGVYLVRRRIVKPIELLGRTFEEIGSSNDLRKTVDESGATEIKAVANIVNRMLNSFKNTVTNIGSAGGAMSQSSKEVAHFIRSNKEISEEQNARLETIATAAEEMTATLNEVTSSTVSTADYANQVELEAQRGMEVMSQTSQQFSDLSVRFDETANIISELTEQSDQVSNVVSVIQAIAEQTNLLALNAAIEAARAGEQGRGFAVVADEVRTLAQRTQKSTEEIRDIINQLQTKAGSANTAIQQSQHQVQATEEQVMVSSEVLDSIFEAVSKIKDLTQGVATASQEQLSVTEDINTNINGLSDISKEAIKRMNEFMAIVEQLEQTSHRLNDNAREFTV
- a CDS encoding TonB-dependent receptor domain-containing protein; this encodes MTNTPFKRGVLSALVLSALSPVAFADSVKAQPDMERIVVTATGFEQKIPEAPASISVITAEDIQAQSYTTLLDAVKYQEGVDIGTTRDKTGQGSVSMRGLTGEYTLLLIDGKRQNNHGDIYPNNFGGNAFNHIPPKSAIERIEVIRGPASTLYGADAMGGVINIITKKSVDEWTGSIDFGRSLQTNDQFGDDITTDFSIYGPLVKGLLNFSARGSIYERQASNPEFSPAIDPNGEQHHRELGFGSGGRTVDNTNTQLGATFVFTPNDNHTVTFDYDISNQEYDNTPNYDVESGKITYPLGTKDNIESIWQDRRGVVNPRAGYAADQEFDRSWWSLTHQGTFGDIETFVSLAFVDTDNNGRTMPLSVTERKLLQAMYDGSGKYADMEEAERKALAESTFLPRPKRTLNSNQYTLDARVDIPVDDLLGDHVFVVGGQWVDGELQDGVFGMESGVDQGVQKHQMYSLFVEDNWHLSDPLTVTVGVRHDNHDVFGSQLSPRLYGVYELSDDWTVKGGISTGYKTPQTTDLYNGITGFGGQGTSPFAGNPDLEPETSVNNEVALYWTHPTENHNFNITYFSTEFDDKIARGDTIKSCSATNGAKPCVNLGVYDELGYDTYSQKINIDKVEIQGIELAGRYQFTDAVSLYANYTWTDSEQKSGPQEGQPLTNTAEHMANATVNWQVTDEFSLTLNAEMRSDRYRGWDNNLDKAMYYKNYNLLHLGAKYTFNDNVTVFARINNLLDEDFTSYSTDYNDLNGDGKYEYLSGRGVVSEVVFSDDYNVKDKARNIWFGVNVTF